In the Pontibacillus sp. HMF3514 genome, AACACCCTACACTTGGACTTCTTTCGCCATTGAAATTTATTAAACTAGCAGAAAAAAATGGACTCATTACTCAAATTGGGGAATGGGTCATCCGTGAAGCATGTTCTCAAAATAAAAAATGGCAGGATGCTGGGATGAAACCTGTAAAAATTGCGGTCAATCTATCAACTCAGCAATTTCTTACGAAAGACTTGGTCAAATATATTGAACATGTCCTATATCGCACAGAATTAGACCCTCAATATCTCGTTGTAGAAATTACAGAATATATGGCGATGGAATATGAATACTCCCTTTCCGTTTTAGAACAATTAAAAGCATTAGGAATATGCATCTCTATTGATGACTTTGGCACAGGCTATAGTTCTCTCAATTACCTCAAGGACTTCCCAATTGATTATATTAAGATCGATAAATCCTTTGTAAATGAGATTATGAACGACCATAACGATGCCGTCATTGTAAAAGCCATTATTACATTAGCTCACAACTTAAATATGCAAGTGATTGCTGAAGGCGTGGAAACAGCTGAACAGTTAGAATTCCTAAAAGATTACCTTTGCGATGTAACACAAGGTTATTTCTTCAGTAAAGCACTGCCTGCTCAAGAGGTCGAGCAAAAGTATTTCGCATGGCAGAACAACTAATGAGCAGAGAGGATGAAAGGAAACATGGATACAACTACCGACATGAAAACGACAGCATCCGTGTTAGTAGAGAATTTTAAATCATGGGGGCTTGAGCATATTTTCGGAATACCCGGAAAAGCGATTTCTCCCATCCTTTTTGAACTATTGAACTATGATATGGAATTTGTTTTAAGCAAACATGAAGCAGCAGCAGGATTTGAAGCTGCAGGCTATGCCATGATGAATGAAAAAATAGGGGTTACGGTGGGAACATCCGGACCTGGTGGAACGAACCTTCTTACCGCAGCTGGTCAGGCGAAAGCTTTCCATGCCCCTCTTTTAATTATTACCGGGCATCCATCATTAAAAAATACTGGACAAGCATTAGGACAAGACTCCACTATGTTCGGGACAGACTTGGTGGAAATGTTTAAATCCGTCACCAAATTTAGCGCCCGTGTTGAACGTGGTGACATGCTAGAACCCTTTTTAAAGCATGCCCTTGAGAAAGCGCTCTCTGGCGTAAAAGGACCTGTTCACTTATCGATACCGTTCGATATCTTACTTGAAGAGATTGAGCCTTTCCACATGGACTTACCTGAACCTCATCAAATGATTTCACCAGCTACTGATGAAGTCATTGAAAAATTAAATGGAGCTAAACGTCCCCTATTATTCCTGGGAAAAGGCGTTCATTCTAGCAAGGCATACAATGAGGTACAGCAACTTGCAGAACATTGGAACATTCCAGTCATCACGACGCCCGGAGGAAAAGGAACGTTTATATCGAATCACACACTTTCACTAGGTGCATTTGGGTTAGGAGGCACCGTTGAGGCAAGGGGATACCTTGAACAAGGAGTGGACCTTTTAATTGTCATCGGAACACGATTAAGTGACATGTCCCTTCCTGGCTTTTCTCAAGAAATGTATCCAGAGCACCTCATTCATTTTGATTATGATTCAACTTTTATTCAAAAAGCGATACAAGTTCCCACTACACCAGTTCTCGGAGATATTAAGTCCAACCTCACCACAATCTTAACAGACATCCCTGAAACGAACAGCGAAGCCTTTTTAGAACCGATCGAAATGAATATCATCAATGAAAACATGCCGGGTGAGCGAATGTCGGCCGCTTCAGCATTACAAGCGATGCGTAATGCGCTGCCAGATGACGCCGTTGTTTTCGGTGATGATGGTAGTCACTCCTTCTACGGCATTCGGTACTTTGATATATACAAACCAGGCACCTATTTCTTTGATGATATATTTGGCGCAATGGGAAATGGGATTGGCTATGCAATAGGAGCTAAGCTAGCCGCTCCAGAGAAACCGATTGTCTGCTTAGTTGGCGATGGATGCATGTTCATGCACGGCACAGAAGTTTCTACTGCTTACAATTATGACTCCCCGGTACTTTTTATTGTCTTAAATAATGGTCGTCTCGACATGGTTGAAAAAGGAATGAGAAAAATGATTGGTACATCTATAGGTGGAATATACGAAACACCACTTGATGCAGCCCGTTTTGCCGAATCTATGGGATTAGAAGCCTATACCTGTCAACATTCGTCTGATTTAACCGATATTATAAAAGGAGCACTACAAAGGTTGGAAGAAACGAAGAAACCTATCGTCGTGGAAGTATTAGTAGATGAAGATGAAATTCCACCTACCATGGGGAGGCAGTAACTTGGAAGATAAGAAGCGATACGAAGCCGGCATTCAAGCAATGGAAGAATTGTTTTCCTCAGAGGTCCGTAAAGGCATGCATGAAATGAAGAAAATATCACCGGATTTTTGGGAGATGATCGTTTCATTTGGCTTTGGAGACCTCTACTCAAGAGAGGCGCTCTCCCTATCACAAAGGGAAATCGTGACTCTAACAACACTCATTACTCAAGGAGCCTTTGAACAACTAAAAGTTCACCTAGAGGCTGCCCTGAACGTTGGACTGTCAAAAGAAGAAATCATGGAAGTCATCATACACTGTTCAGGATACGTCGGTTTCCCTAAAGCTGTCCAAGCAATGGGAATAGCGGCGGAGGTTTTTAAGAATAATGAGTAAATACTTGGTGCCTGACCCCTACCGCTTTAAAGCAGTGGGGGTCAGGCACTTCCTAGGCACTTCCTATATGTCGAGATAAGACAACACAACTGGCTCCTTCATCAACTTCCGCTTGGCCAACCTCCCCCAATTCTTCACAGCATCCACTGACACCTGTTCACGTAGAGCTATCTCTTTAATGGATAAATCCTCAATCACAAATCCATCAAACCACTTTCGTTGATTCTCGCTCAACTTACAAACGATCTCCCGATACAAATACGGATCCCATTCAAACTCATGCGGACCTATCGTAGCTTCGTTTGAACTTTTCACCATAATCTCTTCGATTTGTTCCTGCTTATGGTTCTTTTTCCGAATTAAGCTAATCAATCGATTTCGAATAATAAAATACGTAAAGGTAGATCTCTTCCCTTTCTTTTCGTCATAAGTCTGGCTCACTTCCCAAAGAGCGAGGACACCCTCCTGGTAAAACTCCTTGTGAGGATCCATAATACCTAAACGATTAATAAGGTTGTGAATCATAGGTTTATATTCTCCTAATAACTGTTCAAATGCTAACGACTCTTCTACCACAAACGGCCTCAATTCGAAAAGCGCGCTCTTCAGTTTTTCCGCGGTAGGTTGATCGTATCGAAACCTTATTTACGTTTCACCTGGGTAAACATAACGTTTGGAGTTCAGAACGTAACGTTTGAGTAGGTAAAATGTCATATACCCTATATTCAACGTTACATATACTATGAATTTATTTATGACAAACACCTTCGATTCATGTCGATTTTGATTATCAAAATTACAGAAGTTTTGTCACATCCAATCGACTCTTGTCCAACCCTAGGGAAAAGGGGGCTTTCCTGTAAATTTATGATTGAAAAGGTC is a window encoding:
- a CDS encoding thiamine pyrophosphate-binding protein, with the translated sequence MDTTTDMKTTASVLVENFKSWGLEHIFGIPGKAISPILFELLNYDMEFVLSKHEAAAGFEAAGYAMMNEKIGVTVGTSGPGGTNLLTAAGQAKAFHAPLLIITGHPSLKNTGQALGQDSTMFGTDLVEMFKSVTKFSARVERGDMLEPFLKHALEKALSGVKGPVHLSIPFDILLEEIEPFHMDLPEPHQMISPATDEVIEKLNGAKRPLLFLGKGVHSSKAYNEVQQLAEHWNIPVITTPGGKGTFISNHTLSLGAFGLGGTVEARGYLEQGVDLLIVIGTRLSDMSLPGFSQEMYPEHLIHFDYDSTFIQKAIQVPTTPVLGDIKSNLTTILTDIPETNSEAFLEPIEMNIINENMPGERMSAASALQAMRNALPDDAVVFGDDGSHSFYGIRYFDIYKPGTYFFDDIFGAMGNGIGYAIGAKLAAPEKPIVCLVGDGCMFMHGTEVSTAYNYDSPVLFIVLNNGRLDMVEKGMRKMIGTSIGGIYETPLDAARFAESMGLEAYTCQHSSDLTDIIKGALQRLEETKKPIVVEVLVDEDEIPPTMGRQ
- a CDS encoding carboxymuconolactone decarboxylase family protein encodes the protein MEDKKRYEAGIQAMEELFSSEVRKGMHEMKKISPDFWEMIVSFGFGDLYSREALSLSQREIVTLTTLITQGAFEQLKVHLEAALNVGLSKEEIMEVIIHCSGYVGFPKAVQAMGIAAEVFKNNE
- a CDS encoding RNA polymerase sigma factor; the encoded protein is MVEESLAFEQLLGEYKPMIHNLINRLGIMDPHKEFYQEGVLALWEVSQTYDEKKGKRSTFTYFIIRNRLISLIRKKNHKQEQIEEIMVKSSNEATIGPHEFEWDPYLYREIVCKLSENQRKWFDGFVIEDLSIKEIALREQVSVDAVKNWGRLAKRKLMKEPVVLSYLDI